CATTATAAACAGGAATAATGAACGATATCACTCAAACACCTCAAAATCGCTTAAAAATCTCATGATTCTGCATCATCCTCACATATTCTCAACAAGGCCTCTTCCCTTGCCTTGATAGGAAATAATTTAAGTATGTGCTTTCTGAAAATATCCCCATTATCCTGCACTAATGCATTCTTTATTGCGCTTACAATCGCAGGGATATCACCATAGTCAACATAAAATGCTTTATCTCCCGCCACTTCGGGCAAAGCCCCTCCCCTCGTAACAACAGGAATACAACCGCACATCATGGCTTCGGCCAGAGCGCAGCCAAAGCTTTCCACATATGATAGTTGTAAATATACTTTGCTCACTTTCATAATTTCTTCGACTCTCTTCTGCGGCAATGACCCTAAAATTTTCATATTTTTTGGAGCAATAGACATTAAATACCGTTGTATAATCTTATCCCCCCCACCCACAAGTATAAACTTAACATGGGGCATCTGTTTTGACACAGAAATATAATGTTCAATCCCTTTGAGCGCAATATTCTTCTTGTGCAAATGGCAAACCATCAAGACAGTATCAGGTTGCCTCCCTTTTGAAATCAAGCATGAATCAGCAAATCCATGATATAAAATT
This window of the Candidatus Eisenbacteria bacterium genome carries:
- a CDS encoding glycosyltransferase family 4 protein, with translation MPKKMLFIYPIWGMNASFIKKDMEILNSHFDLTPLYYRQDDRLFFLRVIKHLYGKDACFVWFGGIHAFWAWLACRILGKKHIIVAGGYDAIYMPEIEHGLRFEGKGWRRAYFAFRHADLVLAVSKWHLKSLQKECGPSEKFKILYHGFADSCLISKGRQPDTVLMVCHLHKKNIALKGIEHYISVSKQMPHVKFILVGGGDKIIQRYLMSIAPKNMKILGSLPQKRVEEIMKVSKVYLQLSYVESFGCALAEAMMCGCIPVVTRGGALPEVAGDKAFYVDYGDIPAIVSAIKNALVQDNGDIFRKHILKLFPIKAREEALLRICEDDAES